A region of Chiloscyllium plagiosum isolate BGI_BamShark_2017 chromosome 37, ASM401019v2, whole genome shotgun sequence DNA encodes the following proteins:
- the LOC122541535 gene encoding zinc-binding protein A33-like: MASGSSSLSLGDELNCPICLDIFVDPVMLECGHDFCRQCILQCWEKEKKAFCPECGEVFREKNLKANRALGVLSNKIRSLNIKQTVETSKVFNPFCDEHQEELKLFCETDKKLICVMCLDRRDGRSHKSHNFMLINEAVEIYKEKMRANLQALNQKKTSIQNVLLKQQQSISEIQEQSNILQKHISSEFTKLRTVLEEKERALAKELGDQEEDILKKMESNLRDIQEHLNETDEKLSSVQSQLNQQDAFSLLKEDPDKGKSEGSYLNTVTEGKLPLGSFKGPIQYKVWKDIMDVINPAPAALTLDPSTAHPQLVLSEDRASVKLMEKARAVTEPAESVDRELSVLGSVGFTSGRHYWEVNVGNKTAWDLGVVKDTFRKRGSRSAQDAGYWIFGMKNGSEYWASTANPTRISINAKPKKVGVYLDYEGGQLSFYNAANMATLFTFTDSFSGKMYPYFSPGSNDDRKNSDPLTINQIRNL; this comes from the exons ATGGCTTCCGGATCATCAAGTCTAAGCTTAGGAGATGAACTGAATTGCCCCATTTGCCTCGATATCTTTGTCGATCCAGTGATGCTGGAATGCGGCCACGATTTCTGCCGTCAGTGTATCTTACAGTGttgggagaaagagaaaaaagccTTCTGTCCAGAGTGCGGGGAGGTGTTCCGTGAAAAAAACCTGAAAGCCAACCGAGCTTTGGGAGTCCTGTCCAACAAAATTCGGAGCCTGAACATTAAGCAGACAGTGGAGACCAGCAAAGTTTTCAACCCCTTCTGTGACGAGCATCAGGAAGAACTGAAGCTGTTTTGTGAAACTGACAAGAAATTGATCTGTGTGATGTGTCTGGACAGGAGAGATGGACGGAGCCATAAATCACACAACTTTATGCTGATAAATGAGGCGGTCGAGATTTACAAG GAGAAAATGAGAGCGAACCTCCAGGCGCTGAACCAGAAGAAAACTTCCATCCAAAATGTCTTACTGAAGCAGCAGCAAAGTATCTCGGAAATCCAG GAACAGTCCAACATTCTGCAGAAGCACATCTCGTCAGAATTTACCAAACTGCGCACGGTCTTGGAAGAAAAAGAGCGGGCTCTTGCCAAAGAGCTGGGGGACCAAGAAGAGGACATCTTAAAGAAAATGGAGTCCAATCTTCGGGACATTCAGGAGCATCTGAATGAAACAGATGAGAAGCTATCGAGTGTCCAGTCACAATTAAATCAACAAGATGCCTTTTCCTTGCTCAAG GAGGATCCAGATAAAGGGAAGAG CGAAGGGAGTTATCTGAATACGGTCACAGAAGGCAAACTTCCTCTGGGGTCATTCAAAGGACCTATCCAGTACAAAGTGTGGAAAGATATAATGGACGTTATTAACCCCG CACCTGCTGCCCTGACTCTGGATCCGAGCACAGCGCATCCCCAGCTGGTTCTCTCCGAGGACCGGGCCAGTGTCAAACTTATGGAAAAAGCGCGGGCTGTCACGGAACCTGCGGAAAGTGTTGATCGCGAGCTTAGTGTCCTGGGATCCGTCGGATTCACGTCAGGGCGACACTACTGGGAGGTGAACGTGGGAAACAAAACAGCGTGGGATTTAGGCGTAGTTAAAGATACCTTCCGAAAACGGGGGTCGAGGTCGGCACAAGATGCAGGATATTGGATTTTTGGGATGAAAAATGGCAGTGAGTACTGGGCTTCCACAGCCAATCCCACACGTATATCCATAAATGCGAAGCCCAAGAAGGTCGGGGTGTACCTGGACTACGAAGGTGGACAGCTGTCTTTCTACAATGCAGCCAACATGGCCACCCTGTTTACTTTCACTGACTCATTTTCTGGCAAAATGTATCCTTACTTCAGCCCTGGTTCTAACGATGACAGGAAAAACTCGGATCCTCTAACAATCAATCAAATCAGAAACCTTTAA